One window of the Deltaproteobacteria bacterium genome contains the following:
- a CDS encoding TetR/AcrR family transcriptional regulator, translating into MKSNGKIDRETRRDQIAKAALVIVGRDGVKGLTTAAIAKEVGISEAALYRHFKNKDDILLETIEKIGSGLREKMQAVMSSPVPCIEKLKDNFLLNLEHIEANVGIPRLVFSDQIHLDNDLLRERMLNNINNHMTRLAEMIKQCQKDGTVRDDVDPKNSALMLLGMIQTLAMKWSLTGCSFKLKEAGLELWNNYEQCIRKR; encoded by the coding sequence GTGAAATCAAACGGCAAAATCGACAGGGAAACGAGGCGTGACCAAATAGCAAAAGCGGCGCTTGTCATTGTTGGCAGAGATGGTGTGAAAGGCCTTACCACAGCGGCTATTGCCAAGGAAGTTGGTATTTCGGAAGCGGCGCTCTACAGGCACTTCAAGAATAAAGATGATATATTGCTTGAAACGATAGAGAAGATAGGCAGCGGCCTCAGGGAAAAGATGCAGGCCGTGATGAGTTCACCTGTTCCCTGTATTGAAAAGCTTAAGGACAACTTTCTTCTTAACCTCGAACATATTGAAGCAAATGTCGGTATTCCCCGTCTTGTTTTTTCAGACCAGATCCATCTTGATAATGACCTTTTGAGAGAACGGATGCTCAATAATATAAATAATCATATGACCCGATTGGCGGAAATGATAAAACAGTGCCAGAAGGATGGGACAGTGAGAGATGATGTTGACCCGAAAAATTCGGCGCTCATGCTCCTTGGAATGATCCAGACCCTGGCTATGAAGTGGTCCCTTACAGGTTGTTCTTTCAAATTGAAAGAGGCAGGACTGGAACTCTGGAATAACTACGAGCAATGCATAAGAAAAAGATAA
- a CDS encoding B12-binding domain-containing radical SAM protein translates to MKVMIIVPPRVGGVPVVRTERFEHRDLGAIYPPINCLYLAALLEKEGHEVSLIEANAFDLTLDYIKKETERIKPDVVFARTGFDTQEEDIKVLEIAKEHGAHTLLRCKIIAEVPHIRDALLEKPFIDIFINEEPESIVPGLLKKISHSGSWKDAPGISFREKGKIITTPPGNRLTAPDDMPFPAYHLLPNIKPYHTGIMMRPPFTTVISSRGCPFSCTFCSYGNAKYRTRSPENVVAELEWLVDRYGIKRFIFFDEMIFLHDGRIDEICKLMLEKGLKLRWTLNSRVKPLNLETLKLMKKAGCFEICFGIESGSNKILENIEKGITTDDVKEAARLCRKADLDIYAMMLIGSPGETEETINESIKLIQQIDPFYTQFSFVVPAPNAPGFDYYRNNNLLLTEKWSDYCPIEEKPIIRTEALSPEDLIRLRSKCYRETQLNVAHFFRKVKKIDWSLIHWGENIKILKIIWKRVSSILKNRMVR, encoded by the coding sequence ATGAAAGTAATGATCATTGTCCCCCCGAGAGTGGGGGGGGTACCTGTCGTAAGAACAGAGCGCTTTGAACATAGAGACCTTGGCGCCATTTATCCGCCCATTAACTGCCTCTACCTGGCGGCCCTTCTTGAAAAGGAAGGCCATGAGGTCAGTTTAATCGAAGCCAACGCCTTTGACCTTACCCTTGATTACATAAAAAAAGAAACCGAGCGAATCAAGCCTGACGTCGTTTTTGCCAGAACAGGCTTCGATACGCAGGAAGAAGACATCAAAGTACTGGAAATTGCCAAAGAGCATGGCGCCCATACGCTTCTCAGGTGCAAGATAATCGCAGAAGTCCCTCACATAAGGGACGCCCTGCTGGAAAAGCCTTTTATCGACATCTTCATCAACGAGGAGCCGGAAAGTATCGTACCGGGCCTTTTAAAGAAAATTTCCCACAGCGGTTCCTGGAAAGATGCACCCGGCATCTCCTTCAGGGAGAAAGGAAAAATAATCACCACGCCACCGGGCAATAGGCTCACCGCTCCCGATGACATGCCTTTTCCCGCCTATCACCTCCTTCCGAACATTAAGCCCTATCACACGGGCATAATGATGCGGCCACCCTTTACAACGGTCATATCGTCGAGAGGATGTCCCTTTAGCTGCACATTCTGCTCCTACGGCAATGCAAAATACCGCACCCGCTCACCGGAAAATGTGGTGGCCGAACTGGAATGGCTCGTTGACCGGTACGGTATAAAGCGCTTTATCTTTTTCGATGAAATGATCTTCCTCCATGACGGCAGGATTGATGAAATATGCAAACTCATGCTCGAAAAAGGCCTGAAACTTAGGTGGACTCTCAATTCGAGAGTGAAACCGCTCAACCTTGAAACACTCAAACTGATGAAAAAGGCAGGCTGTTTCGAGATCTGCTTCGGTATAGAATCGGGCTCTAACAAGATACTTGAAAATATCGAAAAAGGGATTACAACTGATGACGTTAAAGAGGCGGCCCGCCTGTGCAGGAAGGCAGACCTCGACATTTACGCCATGATGCTTATCGGCTCTCCGGGCGAAACGGAAGAGACCATTAATGAAAGTATAAAGCTCATCCAGCAAATCGATCCTTTTTATACCCAGTTTTCTTTTGTCGTCCCTGCGCCTAATGCGCCGGGCTTTGACTATTACAGGAATAACAATCTTTTGCTCACGGAAAAGTGGAGCGACTACTGTCCCATTGAAGAAAAACCGATTATCAGGACAGAAGCGCTAAGTCCTGAAGACCTGATCAGGCTGAGAAGTAAATGCTACAGGGAAACCCAACTCAATGTGGCCCATTTTTTCAGAAAGGTAAAAAAAATAGACTGGAGCCTTATTCACTGGGGGGAGAACATTAAAATTCTCAAGATTATCTGGAAAAGAGTTTCATCCATACTAAAAAACAGGATGGTAAGATAG